TAGTGCCACTGCAGTGTAGTTTGCACCACTAGAGACTTATATCAAGAGGATTGGCAAGCACCACTAGTCTTCAGAGTCAAGAGTCAGAGGTACTCACAAGAGGGAGACCGTGATAGGCCTGCAGTTTTCTTTTTAGAGGGTCCATCTCCTGCTTGACCGCAGAGAGTTgctgagaaagaggggggggaaaaaatcgctAAATGAAATAATGTCCCACTTCTCTCTGTGACTGTAAAATGCTGTGATAAGGTTTTGATATGCAACATTTTGGTTCAATGTGTATGTACCTTTGAAATCTCTTCGATGCAATGATGAGTTAGAGACCAAGTAACTTCCCTGGAAGCTAACTTTTCCTAAAAGCAAGTCAGACAGATTAGTAATGTAGTGACATAAACATACTATACAAATGTATCCACGTATTAAAGCTGAAATCACAAATCTACAGACACTGCTTGATATAGACCGATTGTGGCCATACTAATTTAGTATGTAAAAAGAGTTGAAATAAGGCTATAATCCAAAGGATTTAAAAACATAATTCTAGTCTTATAAGAGCACTGAACATTCTAGAAAGAGATGCCATGCATTTCCTCTGAGGTTTGTTCGTTGGTCCAAGCCAATAATCCAATGATTTTTGGTTCTCATGATCTTGGATACTCTTTGTGTATTTCTTCTCAAAACAAATGTCCATGAAGaaaacagtgaacacacacaatacaacatacagtacctctgCACTCCTAACTCTTGACGTCATTTCCTGGTGTTTTTTCTCCATGAAGTTCTTATTCAGCAGCCTCTCTTCCGTCTCAACAGACTCCACTTCCTGAGCCTTTTGCACCTTTGCTATTTTTCTGTACACAAATATCCAAACGCATACGaaggcacacacaaatacaaaagttAGTGTGGCATTCAATAAAACTCTGAATCCATTCCATACAGATGCTGCTCCAGGCCTGCTGAAGCCTCAACATACAATGTTTGTGAAGACTTTTGAGAGTTCAAAGCCTCATTCTTCTGAAATACATTTGTAAAGACTTTTGATAGTTCAAAACCTCCTCATTCTTCTGAAATACTTACATTTTGTACAGACTTTTGAGAGTTCAAAACCTCATTCTTCTAAAACACTTACATTTGTAAAGACTTTTGAGAGCCTCCTCATTCTTCTGAAATACTTACATTTGTAAAGACTTGTGAGAGTTCAAAACCTcgttcttcttcttttccagGGAGCGCAACTTCTTCTGCTGCTCCCcgtgctcctcctccacctccagaaGCGCTTTGGTTTGGTCATTAGTACTGGCCAAAAAGCTGCATGGGAAAACACACCGCTGGTTGGATTGAGAAACTTCAACTACACAATAGTGCATAACAAACTGACCAAATATGTGTATTGCAAGACGTTCATTTCTTTGGTGCATTACCTTGCCAGTTTGGTGTCCTTCATTTTAAATGCCATGGCCATACTCTCTAATGTGTTCAGAGAGCGGATCATGGGGTTCAGCTTCCCACGGGACACGTTTTCACCCAATGCACTCTGAAGTACCTTTTGGTGGTACACTCCTGACAAGAGTGAGAGCTTAGTAACTCAAGTAGCTCAGAAAAAGTTTAATATCTGTAGTTGATGACCAATCACAAATATTATAAGATTTTACAATGCTCCTATTTAATATAAATTGCTAACAGCCCACTTTGTTTTCCTTTATAAAAGAGTCTGGTTCCGGAAGTGAATTACCAATTCATTTTCTCAATTAACTTTTCTGACTTGAAAATTCTGTTAATTGGAATATAATGTTATTGATGTTATTGCTAGTGACTTTGCAACAACCatcataaataaaacacaacgaATAAAACATCCTATACTATGTGCAATTATGTTTTTTCCTATGTATTCATGTTGTAGTGcgaacaatttttttttaatgtcaaaCTTTTTATAGGGCTCTGAACAAACCGGTCAGCGTTTGACAATAAAGGATCACGTGCGTTTGTTTACACCACGTTGCCCAATCAGGAAGTTGCTGCGTAATGGAGATTAATTAAGTGATTGGTTACTGTAATGGCAATTAGTCCCCATGGATTTACATGTTATGTGTATGAGCGTGAAAAATAAACATAGATTAAATAAACCCCTATTGTGTCAACGAGTGTGAGCAAGTCAACATTAGTGTCCTCAAGAGGATGAAAAATGAAATTCTACTCTAGCTGGTAGTGCTCCAGCAAACATTATACAAAACTACGCAGAAACTAGGAGTTTGTAGCATTTTAATGTATACGTTAAGTGCAGATGAATAGTTAGTTGTTGGATCAAATATATCTCTTACCGTCTGCCTTGCACTCCCCAGTTTTCTGCTTCACGTCCTCCACCAACCAACCAACTTCTTGGCCTCGCTGTTCACTGTCCTTTGATAGCTTGTATAAAATGTCAATCGTGCGCATATTCACCTCAAACCACGGAACTTCTCCAAGTACCACTTTCAGCCACTCGCTGACCTGTTAAAAAGTAGGCTCGTTAAATACTTACAAAAAAATTTTGAATTAGGTCTCGGACTTGAGTTCAGAAAACACGACTAAAATGATCAAGCAAAAGTAGCATTACGCACGGCACAAACCTGTTTGTTTTTATCGCACATACTGGCTCTTCTTGGATAGTGATAGAGTGATACAATGTTAGGCCTACAACAATCAAATAATGCCTTAAATCCGTGTCCGTCCCTTTTTCTTGTGCTATTTTCACTGGTTCAAAATGTAGTTGACACTCCCGCCACCACTGcgcaacttcttcttcttcttctttagttAAATTAGTGATAACAGTCTTAGTGAATTACCGCCACCTGCAGGACAGACATGGAACCATGAGGTGCGCACGTAACCAGCAAGCGCATCTTCACATGATATAAATGCTTCTCCAGGCTGCCGAGGCTGCAAAATCTTGTGATTCTGCTGAGTTTAATATTGCAGAAATGTTGAGATTTGTTCATAGTTCACAGGGATGTTAACAGACTACCAATTCATGTGGTGTTGTGGTTATAGCTTGCTCTGTACTGCTTATGTACTTTGCTGTAAGTGAAAAACTAGTCAGTAATTTTGATTGCTAGAATGGATTGCCAATTCCATATTAGCACACTGAATTTGCCATAGGTGTAATGGCAGGTGTCCTAATACTTTTGTCTGCATGGTGTATGTGCCTGAGTCTGGACACTAGGTAGAATTTAGTGGGCAACCTGGAATCAGTTCAAGAAAGTAATTGTGCTTATTTGTAAATGGACATATTTTATTAAAATACACAACAGGAGACAAGCCATACTTTTTTCCTTCccatttcttcttctttttgtcttttttttgtccctGGGAGAATATctttttgataaaaaaaagtaatataATATGTATGTTGTGTACCTGTAATATAACAGATAAATCAATGCTGCAGTCCACTACACACTGATTTGTCTTCAAACCCCAAGAAATGACTCAGCACCTTCCATTATTGAAGCAGACAGATGAAAAACACATATTTACATAGAAAACAAGGAGGTGCATTTTAAAGTGAAGGAAGTAAGTGAGTGtcatttttaacagttatgtatgaaatgaaatgtcctAGATGCTCTATTAAGCCTCCATTACATCTTCCTGCGCTTTTTAAATCTCTGGTTAAAAACAGGCGAGCTGCCAATCAGCGAGTCTGGCGAGTGGGAACCGTAGCTGCCGTCTGAGGCTCCACCAGGGGATGGCGCTATTCCAGCTTCACTCATGGTGGACATGGGCCCTTCCTCAAAGACATCACTTCCCAGAGGCCCCGACACCTGGGCCTCCTCTCCATCCTGCGGTTCCATCTTGACTTGAGGGAGGTGCCACAAGGGGGAGTTGGTGACTGCCGCACCTTTAAAGAGAAGAGTCGGTGTTGTAAACTTGGTTAGTTAACAAACCAAATAATAGTTTTCTTTTGCACCAAACCAAATAATATCCCACACAGCGATCATGTTTTAAGCCATGAAGTACGAACTATGCAAAAATGTGCCACTTTTGCTTTTATTATATGCAATATGTGCATTCTAGCAGATTGATATTGATTTAACTGATGTTTATAGTTTCCTTTTGGCTTTGGCTGAACAATCAATCAACCTCTCTGCCCTAGCATTAACAAAAACAATGAGTTTGAAAGCATATCAAATGCCCCATATTGCACAGAGTATTACCTGAGACATGAGGAGAATTCTCTGAATCAAGTCCTCCAGCCATTCTCTCGCTGGAGGTACCCAGCACCCCAATGGGCAGGGCCTGGTCACCGGACGCCAAGTCAGCCTCGGGCTCCTCACTCACAGGGAAGGGAATGTCACTCATTGGTTCGTCCTTGACTCGCATGGGTTTGGAGTCTTCTAGAGCCTTCTCTGGATTTACTACTCTTTCATACTCTTCTGAAAGCTCTTTGCTGACCTAATTGAAAAAGGACGGGAAAAGATAAACAATAGAAAGAGCGCAGTCACAAAGATAGTTAGTCTGCCTTTAAAGACTGTTTAGATTAGGAAATCCAAATTGAGACAAAGTAGTCTCGATACATCTATTGATATGTATATCAATGTATATTAATAATACACACGCATTATAACACTTCATAGTAACTTAAGCATGTAGTTGCAGGGTGGTTTGACAATTAGCTGAATTACATTTATAGTTATAGCTTCTGACGATTAGAATTGTTTCCGAGATAAAATTATTTGCTAAATTACATTTGGCAAAGATGCCCTCATTTTGTCCTATGTTATGAATCTCGAAAACCCCATGCCACTTGTCGCAGAGAGTAGGGGGTTCCTTGGTGTCCTGTTTAAATTCCCAAACTGGCTCATTCACTCTAATCATCCCCCAGTGTAACTGGCTCATTCCTTCATCCCCTCACTCTCCACTTGGTTCTGCCATATAATGGCTGCCTAGCATCATCAGCCAGGTGGGGTCCCTTttcactgtacagcactttgggtGCCTTGAAAAGCGCTGTGTTGTTCAATAAGATTATGATGATCGTTAAGGGCTGCTTCACTTGACATGtgatatgtgtacagtatattgcacagaTGTATGGGCAGGTTATGGAATGGACAAGGGTACAGGTGAAACAGTGTAGGAGTAAGAAGTGATTCCACTGGTGTGTCTCACCTGGACCATGTAGCTGTGGTAGTCCTTgatgcgacacacacacacacacacacacacacacacacacacacacacacacacacacacacacacacacacacacacacacacacacacacacacacacacacacacacacacacacacacacacacacacacacacacacacactagctgtgGTCTCACCTGGACCATGTAGCTGTGGTAGTCCTTgatgcgacacacacacacacactagctgtgGTCTCACCTGGACCATGTAGCTGTGGTAGTCCTTgatgcggcacacacacacacacacacacacacacacacacacacacacacacaaagctgtggTCTCACCTGAACCATGTAGCTGTGGTAGTCCTTGATGCGGCTCTGCCAGAAGCGCTGCAGTGCCAACACGCTGCCGATGCCCACCTCATGGAACACCTGCTCCACCACGTCAGGGAACGGGGTGGCGCCCAGCTGGGCCTCCCGGTCCACGGCAACACGGAGCAGCCAGCTCAGCCGCTGGTAGTGCTCGTGCACCAGGTCTGTGAGGGTCTCCAGCACACTCTCGTGGGCCAACTCAAAGCCGGCGTGAGCCAGGACTGTAGCCACAGACTGGTACAGAAGCTGCCGACAGGATGGCCAGCTAAGCTCTGTCACTGGCTCCCCTTTCCCCCTGAGGCACAGAGAGATGTTGCTTACTTTACAAACCCGACAGAACACATAGTGGTGCAAGACATACAGTAACCCCACCATTTTTGTACATCTCAAAGAGGGTCGACTTACTTGTAGAAGTCGCTTTCTGGGTTGCTGTGCCGAAGCTGGAAAGGCAGGCTTGGGACCTTACTGTCTGGGGGCAGCAGGTCATCTGGCATGGTTGGTGTGGGAGGTCTCGGAGGTAGCGGCTCTCCCTCCTCCGTTTTGAAATTGCTCTGAACGTCGGCTGTAGAGGACGCGAGTGGCTGCTGGCCTTGCTGGGCCGCGGCCAGAAGACTGCGGAGGCGGCGGACATGCTGGCAGAGCTGGACGGTGTGGATGGTGAGGCTGCAGGGCTCCGAGGGCACGTCGAGCATGGTGGTGGGCCGAGGGCGCGGGGCGGACGGCTGGTGCAGGGGCGGGTCCTGCATCTCCACCTGACGGAACTCCCGCTGCAGCAAATCGAAGGAGCTGCGGCCAGGAGGCGCAGACACAGCTGGGATCTCCCCCCAGTAACGCATCATCTTGATGGATGACCACCTGCCGCTCTTGTTGGCGATGTATTCACACCTGCCAATAACAAATGTTTATTGGATTCACtggtaaacattaaaatacatgTACGATGCTGAAATATGGATAAACAAAGTTAGCTCAACTCAACACAAATTTGGCTTGATGGTGAGCTCAAAGATTATGAGACATGTTGTAGCCTAAGAACACACTAACCAAATAGACATATGGTcaaactctcacacagacagaggctgaATCATTTGTGATATATGTAGCCTAAATAAGTAAGTAGTATACTAAGTACATTTAGATGATTTCTCTTTATCTGAGTACACATTTCCATTTATTTTAACTAATTGCGTTGGATTTTATGCAGCCTGCAAGCCCTATAACCCTCTTGCGGAAACAATTACTGTACAATATCAATAGGCAAGTATTTAAAACTTACGTTGGCTGATGCACTCCACTAGTCCACTAACGTTACAAATAAACGTGCAACACAATGTCTAGTATTATAACTTACGACAACCCGAAGCGTATCAGCAAAAAGTGGACATTAGACAGACATTCTCTggtattattttgttttcacaagcTCACAGCAGGATGCATGCCGGGTATTTGAGTTCGCATATATAACCACCGTGTGAAAGCATCAGATCGACATAAATAGTTCCTGGATGTTTCCATGTGTTTAAGAACAGAATGTCCCCCTGTTACCACATGATTCAACACAACGGACAAACTATTTTAATTTTTCGTGTCGTTTCGATAACCAACTAATACATAGGCCTACGGGGCGGAAACGTAATTCGTCCGGGGGCAGTCATGTTTAAAAACAAGGCTGCCCGGACGAATTAAGGGGTTACATATCCTGGTAATGACCGTGTGTGAACCATAAACAGTAAAGCAGTCAACGGTGTGAACTTCAAAAATGGACAGTGGCGAGACACTAGAAATGGACAGCGACAACTTAAGTAAGGACACCACTACTGAACAGAAAGACGATAATACTAGCGTTGCTGATACCGAAGACAAAGATGGCCCTTTCAAGAAACCTACATTCGCACCACCATCCGTGGTGCCCAAAAGAGGCAACGTTAAAAGTTCTGATAAGGAGGCCTCCTCCGTTTCAGGCAATGAAGATGCTTTGGTCCCCGAAGATGCAAAGAGGAATCATGGACCTCATAATGAGCAGGAGTCGCAATCATCAGAAGGTGTGATTGGGGAGAATGTGTCTCCTAAAACTGACGAAGCTAAAAACATGTCTACGCAATCCAGCGACAGCACGCGTGTACCTACGAAAACGATACAAGATGtcaaacccaaacccaaacccaaagCACCTCCAGCTGGTAAATTCAAACCAAACCCTCCTCTTCCCTACACCGAACCTCCGTGGGGATGTCCTGCGGTGGTGCCCTATGCGTTAGAGATACTCAAAACAGGGACAATTGTAGACTCGATTCCACTGACTCAAAATAGTTATTTTGTTATTGGACGCTTACCCCTGTGTGATGTAGCCCTGGAGCACCCATCGATCTCGCGTTACCACGCAATTTTGCAACACAGAGGACAAAGCGGAGAAACTGGGGAGATTGGTGAAGAGACTGGATTCTATGTTTATGATTTGTCCAGCACGCATGGCACCTTTGTCAACAAGAACAAAATACCCCCGAAAACCTACATCAGGCTGAAAGTAGGACATGTCCTCAAGTTTGGGGGTAGCACTCGACTCTTCATATTACAGGTGTGTAATAATTGTCCCTTCCTTCATTAACCCTCTGAAGCCTCAAGTGTCATAGTTATGAAAGTCAGAATTTGAGAAAAAGTCAAGTTAGGTAATttaagacatgtactgtatgacatttaggctacattatgaCAGTGGCAGATGCATCTCATATGTTGACTCAGGTCTGCACTAGCTAAGTGTTGTGTTATGCACGGACTGGGGCATTCAGAGGTGTGGTGTGAAGGCCTGAAAGGTGGCATACAGAATGGGTATCCCATTCCCACCTACAAATCATAGC
The genomic region above belongs to Sardina pilchardus chromosome 20, fSarPil1.1, whole genome shotgun sequence and contains:
- the haus1 gene encoding HAUS augmin-like complex subunit 1 → MCDKNKQVSEWLKVVLGEVPWFEVNMRTIDILYKLSKDSEQRGQEVGWLVEDVKQKTGECKADGVYHQKVLQSALGENVSRGKLNPMIRSLNTLESMAMAFKMKDTKLASFLASTNDQTKALLEVEEEHGEQQKKLRSLEKKKNEVLNSHKSLQIKIAKVQKAQEVESVETEERLLNKNFMEKKHQEMTSRVRSAEEKLASREVTWSLTHHCIEEISKQLSAVKQEMDPLKRKLQAYHGLPLSVPLARLAVAESKKELEALDAILDERIDWRHT
- the supt7l gene encoding STAGA complex 65 subunit gamma, which encodes MMRYWGEIPAVSAPPGRSSFDLLQREFRQVEMQDPPLHQPSAPRPRPTTMLDVPSEPCSLTIHTVQLCQHVRRLRSLLAAAQQGQQPLASSTADVQSNFKTEEGEPLPPRPPTPTMPDDLLPPDSKVPSLPFQLRHSNPESDFYKGKGEPVTELSWPSCRQLLYQSVATVLAHAGFELAHESVLETLTDLVHEHYQRLSWLLRVAVDREAQLGATPFPDVVEQVFHEVGIGSVLALQRFWQSRIKDYHSYMVQVSKELSEEYERVVNPEKALEDSKPMRVKDEPMSDIPFPVSEEPEADLASGDQALPIGVLGTSSERMAGGLDSENSPHVSGAAVTNSPLWHLPQVKMEPQDGEEAQVSGPLGSDVFEEGPMSTMSEAGIAPSPGGASDGSYGSHSPDSLIGSSPVFNQRFKKRRKM